One segment of Saprospiraceae bacterium DNA contains the following:
- a CDS encoding YceI family protein yields MANTTWQLDAAHSEVTFRVRHLVIATVSGKFDKFTSSVTNDGDDFTNANIEFAVDTASVNTGVEARDNHLRGDDFFNSEKFPQMTFKSTSLKKLGADDYQLDGNLTIRDVTKPISLKVEFGGTATDPYGNRKAGFEVTGTLNRKEFGLRWDAVTEAGGAVVSDEVKIQANVQYAKAQS; encoded by the coding sequence ATGGCAAACACAACTTGGCAGCTCGACGCTGCGCACTCCGAAGTAACCTTCCGCGTCCGCCACCTCGTCATCGCCACGGTGTCGGGCAAGTTCGACAAGTTTACCTCCTCCGTTACCAACGATGGCGATGATTTCACCAATGCCAATATCGAGTTTGCCGTTGATACGGCCTCTGTCAACACCGGCGTGGAAGCTCGCGACAACCACTTGCGCGGCGACGACTTTTTCAACAGCGAAAAATTCCCGCAAATGACTTTCAAGTCTACTAGCCTGAAAAAACTGGGTGCTGACGATTATCAACTCGATGGCAACCTGACCATTCGCGACGTGACCAAGCCTATTTCGCTGAAAGTCGAATTTGGCGGCACGGCTACCGACCCCTATGGCAATCGCAAGGCGGGGTTTGAAGTGACGGGCACGCTCAATCGCAAGGAGTTTGGTCTTCGTTGGGATGCCGTCACAGAAGCGGGCGGCGCTGTCGTGTCAGACGAAGTGAAAATCCAAGCCAATGTCCAATACGCCAAGGCACAGTCATAA
- the gldN gene encoding gliding motility protein GldN: MTNLLSLRAARLLGLLGGTLLSATLALAQTTDPIPELTYPPLDDITERTVVSEHRTLLYPPIREADILWEKRIWRVIDTREKMNLPFVAPESPLFTIFSEAALAGDLTVYSTVNDQFTTPLSLTDVESILMRKDTILLWNPEDYTEQWREVRTELNWEDVRRYRLKESWFFDTRTSTLRVRILGIAPLIDVLDEDGNFRYEKPLFWVHYPSARALLAGRKAPLHGGNHATTLSWEDLFEMRYFTSFVMKENNLHDMRLQDYLAGTDLLLHAQKIEDDLFNREQDLWSW; this comes from the coding sequence ATGACAAATCTGCTGTCACTGCGGGCAGCCCGTTTATTGGGCCTCCTCGGCGGAACCTTGCTCTCCGCCACCCTTGCGCTCGCGCAAACTACCGACCCCATCCCCGAATTGACATACCCGCCGCTCGACGACATCACGGAGCGGACTGTCGTGAGCGAACACCGAACCCTGCTATATCCACCGATTCGAGAGGCGGATATTTTGTGGGAAAAACGAATTTGGCGCGTCATTGACACACGCGAAAAAATGAATCTGCCCTTTGTAGCTCCCGAATCACCTTTGTTCACCATTTTTTCCGAAGCGGCGCTCGCAGGCGACTTGACTGTTTACAGCACCGTAAACGACCAATTTACCACCCCTCTATCGCTTACCGACGTGGAATCCATTTTGATGCGCAAGGATACCATCCTGCTCTGGAACCCAGAAGATTACACCGAACAATGGCGGGAAGTGAGAACCGAGCTGAACTGGGAGGATGTTCGGCGTTACCGTCTGAAAGAGAGCTGGTTTTTCGACACCCGCACCAGCACCCTTCGGGTGCGCATCCTCGGCATTGCGCCGCTCATTGACGTGTTGGACGAAGACGGCAATTTCCGCTATGAAAAACCGCTGTTCTGGGTGCATTACCCCTCGGCACGCGCCCTATTGGCAGGCAGAAAAGCCCCCTTGCACGGAGGCAACCACGCTACCACCCTCTCTTGGGAAGACCTTTTTGAGATGCGGTATTTTACCTCTTTCGTCATGAAGGAAAACAACCTGCACGACATGCGTCTTCAAGACTATCTGGCCGGCACCGACCTACTGCTCCACGCACAAAAAATAGAAGACGACCTCTTCAATCGGGAGCAGGATTTGTGGAGTTGGTGA
- a CDS encoding PD40 domain-containing protein, with the protein MTKTATCTVLFCSFFVALCGGEALVAQTTSQTSFGKNRVQYNRQIDEWMLYETSNLITYWYGDARNIAQSALQTAELDFPSLQQMLEHQMTDKIEMLVFSDLTDLKQSNIGEDEVFQLRAGETKVIGTKVFVFFDGNHHHLRTQIREGVAGVLINSMLFGTNLQEIVQNAVLLNLPGWYTNGLSAYCGEEWSSELDNQLRDLIRSGKYPNFDKLAKSHPRLAGHAFWNYIGLHFGRSTVSNLLYLTRINRSVDVGFLYVLGNGYRRTTELMLEYYKRRYQEEAKFMKKPDDLTKITVKNKRKLPLSEAKISPDGKRIAWVSNDIGKWRVWVQDLKTGKRQRVFGGGARNALQTTDYNYPKLAWSPDNKQLAVMYERRDIVRLAMLDLSGNKIKRTIADLSPEYQRVFSLDFINPVELVFSGAVRGYSDLFMYRTVTKQTERLTQDFWDDLDASYTILDGRRGILFSSNRVSDTLTTERLDTILPLGRFDIFFFDLDSRSPELVRITQTPMFDERNPIGVDSTYFAFLSDENGVFNRQAGYLEPYHAYTEAVIYLNDGAEVKTLDDKQPGEWPMERVLEFLAPLDTVLQNIDSTTVDSIRSFVIFKKRARTWNQTNYDRNIAEHHLSMRSGRMVETIIREGKTLFYSPKPNPEAQAPARITRFRELTYRQAGLPVPPQPDLEGISQIPEKQPIEPQIAKADSITPIPLGWLFQVPEHLATPPPALSQESEQTRLTKPVREETGEEPGMRIDSLPAPRRPLKSMRPLADASKNQSVIRFNPSQIIPYRLKFRTDYVSTSLDNNLLFGGLETFASSPGGFQTPPPGILIKANFKDLLENYVVEAGFRLPTTFNGAEYYVWFDDKKRRWDKRYALYRRSLVNTLDQNLPGLPPSQQQIRTNTILGFYELRYPLDVFFSVRGHAIIRQDKTIALSTNRATLETPDYAEQRASVGMSLVYDNTVDVDMNLKTGSRAKLYGEVVKRFDLNFQPNWSLSFNKGIMSVIGLDARHYQLLDRRTILALRLAGATSFGSERILYYLGGVDNWIFPRFNQNIPIPQEGNFAYQTLATNIRGFNQNIRNGNSFVLANAELRVPIFKYFSNKPVMGNFWRNFQLVGFFDVGTAWQGRSPYDGDNPINIVYYYYPNNPNTPPIVIAKVNYYRDPLVAGYGFGARALIFGMYLRADYGWGIESRVVQKPLFHFALGTDF; encoded by the coding sequence ATGACAAAAACGGCTACTTGCACGGTTCTCTTCTGTTCTTTTTTTGTTGCCTTGTGCGGCGGTGAGGCGCTTGTGGCTCAAACCACCTCTCAAACTTCTTTTGGAAAAAACCGTGTGCAATACAATCGCCAAATTGACGAGTGGATGCTTTATGAGACCTCCAACCTCATCACTTACTGGTATGGCGATGCCCGCAACATAGCTCAGTCGGCCCTGCAAACAGCCGAGCTCGATTTTCCCTCTTTGCAGCAAATGCTGGAGCACCAAATGACCGACAAAATCGAGATGTTGGTTTTCTCTGATTTGACCGACCTTAAGCAAAGCAATATAGGCGAGGATGAGGTGTTTCAGCTGCGGGCTGGGGAGACAAAGGTCATTGGCACCAAAGTATTTGTCTTTTTCGATGGCAACCACCACCATTTGCGCACTCAAATCCGCGAAGGCGTGGCGGGAGTGCTCATCAACTCGATGTTGTTTGGTACCAATTTGCAGGAAATCGTGCAAAACGCGGTGTTGCTCAACTTGCCGGGATGGTACACCAACGGGCTTTCGGCTTACTGTGGCGAAGAGTGGAGCAGCGAGCTAGACAACCAACTGCGCGACTTGATACGTTCGGGCAAATATCCCAATTTCGACAAATTGGCCAAAAGCCACCCCCGGCTTGCCGGCCACGCCTTCTGGAACTACATCGGCCTGCACTTCGGGCGAAGCACGGTCAGCAACCTGCTATACCTCACCCGCATCAATCGCAGCGTTGACGTGGGCTTCCTATATGTACTCGGCAATGGCTACCGGCGCACCACCGAGCTTATGCTGGAATACTACAAGCGCCGCTATCAGGAGGAGGCCAAGTTTATGAAAAAACCCGACGATCTGACGAAAATAACCGTGAAAAACAAACGCAAACTCCCATTGAGCGAGGCGAAAATCAGCCCCGATGGCAAGCGCATCGCATGGGTGAGCAACGACATCGGCAAATGGCGCGTGTGGGTGCAAGACCTCAAGACCGGCAAACGCCAGCGCGTGTTTGGCGGAGGTGCCCGCAACGCACTGCAAACCACCGACTACAACTACCCAAAACTCGCGTGGAGCCCCGACAACAAACAACTGGCCGTGATGTATGAGCGCCGCGACATCGTGCGCTTGGCCATGCTCGATTTGAGCGGCAACAAAATCAAGCGAACCATTGCCGACCTGTCGCCGGAGTATCAGCGCGTGTTCAGCCTTGATTTTATCAATCCGGTGGAGTTGGTGTTTTCGGGTGCCGTGCGCGGCTATTCCGATTTGTTCATGTACCGTACCGTGACGAAGCAGACGGAGCGCCTCACTCAAGACTTCTGGGACGACCTCGACGCATCTTACACCATTCTCGACGGGCGCAGAGGCATACTTTTCAGCAGCAATCGCGTCTCTGACACCCTGACAACGGAGCGTTTGGATACCATTCTGCCACTTGGCCGCTTCGATATTTTCTTTTTCGACCTCGATAGCCGCAGCCCAGAATTGGTTCGCATCACCCAGACGCCCATGTTCGACGAGCGCAACCCGATTGGAGTGGACAGCACCTACTTCGCCTTTTTGAGCGATGAGAATGGGGTGTTCAATCGCCAAGCGGGCTATCTGGAGCCTTACCATGCTTACACTGAGGCCGTCATTTATCTCAACGATGGAGCGGAAGTGAAAACGTTGGACGACAAACAGCCCGGTGAGTGGCCCATGGAGCGAGTGCTCGAATTCTTGGCCCCCTTGGACACGGTGCTGCAAAACATTGACTCAACCACCGTGGACAGCATCCGCTCGTTTGTTATTTTCAAAAAACGCGCCCGCACTTGGAACCAAACCAATTACGACCGCAATATTGCGGAACATCATCTTTCCATGCGCAGTGGCCGAATGGTGGAGACCATCATCCGCGAGGGCAAAACCCTGTTTTACAGCCCTAAACCAAACCCCGAGGCTCAAGCGCCAGCCCGTATCACGCGCTTCCGCGAACTGACCTACCGCCAAGCGGGACTGCCAGTGCCGCCCCAACCAGACTTGGAAGGCATCTCCCAAATCCCTGAAAAACAGCCCATCGAACCCCAAATCGCCAAAGCCGACTCGATAACCCCGATCCCTCTTGGGTGGCTGTTTCAGGTGCCAGAACATCTTGCCACACCTCCCCCTGCTTTGTCGCAGGAAAGCGAGCAAACACGCTTGACCAAGCCAGTGCGCGAGGAGACGGGGGAAGAACCAGGCATGAGAATTGATTCCCTGCCAGCGCCACGCCGCCCGCTTAAGAGTATGCGCCCCCTCGCGGACGCAAGCAAAAACCAATCAGTCATTCGCTTCAACCCTTCGCAAATCATCCCTTACCGCCTGAAATTCCGCACGGATTATGTGTCCACCAGTCTAGACAACAACCTGCTTTTCGGCGGACTTGAAACCTTTGCCAGCTCACCCGGCGGTTTTCAAACACCCCCACCCGGCATTCTTATCAAAGCGAATTTTAAGGACTTGCTGGAAAATTATGTGGTGGAGGCAGGCTTCCGACTGCCCACTACCTTCAACGGCGCGGAATACTATGTGTGGTTCGACGACAAAAAACGCCGTTGGGACAAACGCTACGCCCTCTACCGCAGGAGCCTCGTCAACACCCTCGACCAAAACCTGCCGGGCTTGCCGCCCTCCCAACAGCAGATTCGCACCAACACCATCCTCGGCTTTTACGAATTGCGCTACCCACTCGATGTGTTTTTCAGCGTGAGAGGCCATGCCATCATTCGTCAGGACAAAACCATAGCGCTGAGCACCAATCGGGCGACGCTCGAAACGCCCGACTATGCCGAGCAACGAGCCTCCGTAGGCATGAGCTTGGTCTATGACAACACGGTGGATGTGGACATGAACCTGAAAACGGGTTCGAGAGCAAAACTCTACGGCGAAGTGGTGAAGCGGTTCGACCTGAATTTCCAACCCAATTGGAGCCTCAGCTTCAACAAAGGCATCATGAGCGTCATCGGTCTCGACGCTCGCCACTACCAATTGCTCGACCGTCGCACCATCCTTGCGCTGCGCTTGGCGGGTGCCACGAGCTTTGGGTCGGAAAGGATACTCTATTATCTCGGAGGGGTGGACAATTGGATTTTTCCGCGATTCAATCAAAACATACCCATTCCGCAAGAGGGCAATTTTGCCTATCAAACGCTTGCCACCAATATCCGTGGGTTCAACCAAAACATTCGCAACGGCAACTCTTTCGTGCTGGCCAATGCCGAGCTGCGCGTACCTATCTTTAAATACTTCTCCAACAAGCCTGTTATGGGCAATTTCTGGCGCAACTTCCAATTGGTCGGGTTCTTCGATGTCGGCACCGCTTGGCAAGGCAGGTCGCCTTATGATGGCGACAACCCCATCAACATTGTTTATTACTACTACCCCAACAACCCCAACACGCCGCCCATCGTGATTGCGAAAGTCAACTACTACCGCGACCCCTTGGTGGCAGGATATGGATTTGGCGCTCGGGCGCTCATCTTCGGGATGTACCTGCGTGCCGATTACGGGTGGGGCATCGAATCGCGCGTGGTGCAAAAGCCTCTGTTCCACTTTGCACTGGGTACCGACTTTTAG
- a CDS encoding HAD-IIIA family hydrolase → MTYHRPALFLDRDGVVNVRLPGDYVRAPEAFVPTEGSEEAMRLLAEHFGRIIVVTNQAGIGKGLMTEKNLADVHRKMFDWVHAANGRIDRAYYCPHSKEAGCRCRKPATGMAWLALADFPDIDFENAWLVGDSASDITFGQALGMHTALIAGKSEDAEMLANMKVDFRFGSLLHFARFIANC, encoded by the coding sequence ATGACATACCATCGGCCTGCTTTGTTTCTCGACCGAGACGGTGTCGTCAATGTGCGATTGCCGGGCGATTATGTGCGTGCGCCAGAGGCATTTGTTCCTACGGAGGGTTCGGAGGAGGCCATGCGCTTGTTGGCCGAGCATTTTGGCCGCATCATCGTCGTCACCAATCAGGCAGGTATTGGGAAAGGACTCATGACCGAGAAAAACTTAGCCGATGTTCATCGAAAAATGTTCGATTGGGTGCATGCCGCCAACGGGCGCATAGACCGCGCATATTACTGCCCTCACTCCAAAGAAGCAGGTTGCCGTTGCCGCAAACCAGCCACCGGGATGGCGTGGCTGGCACTGGCGGATTTCCCCGATATTGATTTTGAAAATGCTTGGCTGGTGGGCGATTCGGCCTCCGATATCACTTTCGGGCAGGCCTTGGGAATGCACACGGCACTCATCGCAGGCAAATCGGAAGATGCTGAAATGTTGGCGAACATGAAGGTTGACTTCCGGTTTGGCTCCCTGTTGCATTTTGCTCGCTTTATCGCCAACTGTTAA